A genomic window from Blastococcus saxobsidens DD2 includes:
- a CDS encoding patatin-like phospholipase family protein encodes MSNQRTALVLGGGGITGIAWEIGVLAGLAEAGVDLGTADLVVGTSVGSVVGAQLTGGATLEEMYARQLEPPTQEKVARMTRSNLARYAWAMLVSRGRDVEFRRRVGALALAAEAAGLTPTEQERLEVIGSRLVAREWPDRALTITAIDAATGEFHPFDRESGVPLLQAVAASCAVPGVYPPVTIDGHRYVDGGMRSAANADLAQGYDRLVVLAPIPRGVGPMASVDAQVSGMLARVAVVAPDEGSRTAIGRNVLDPAAREPAARAGRTQAATVAQRVAEVWTG; translated from the coding sequence ATGAGCAACCAGCGCACCGCTCTCGTCCTGGGCGGCGGGGGCATCACCGGTATCGCGTGGGAGATCGGCGTGCTCGCCGGGCTGGCGGAGGCGGGAGTCGACCTCGGCACGGCCGACCTCGTCGTCGGCACGTCGGTCGGGTCCGTCGTCGGGGCGCAGCTCACCGGCGGCGCCACGCTGGAGGAGATGTACGCCCGCCAGCTCGAGCCGCCGACGCAGGAGAAGGTCGCGCGGATGACCCGCAGCAACCTGGCGCGGTACGCCTGGGCGATGCTGGTCAGCCGGGGCCGGGACGTGGAGTTCCGCCGCCGGGTGGGGGCGCTGGCGCTGGCCGCGGAGGCGGCCGGGCTCACCCCGACCGAGCAGGAGCGGCTGGAGGTCATCGGCTCGCGGCTGGTCGCCCGCGAGTGGCCCGACCGCGCACTGACGATCACCGCGATCGACGCCGCCACCGGAGAGTTCCACCCCTTCGACCGGGAGTCCGGCGTCCCGCTGCTGCAGGCGGTGGCCGCCAGCTGCGCGGTGCCCGGCGTCTATCCGCCGGTCACCATCGACGGCCACCGGTACGTCGACGGCGGCATGCGCTCTGCGGCCAACGCCGACCTCGCGCAGGGGTACGACCGGCTCGTCGTCCTCGCGCCCATCCCGCGCGGCGTCGGGCCGATGGCGAGCGTCGACGCCCAGGTCAGCGGCATGCTGGCGCGGGTCGCCGTGGTCGCCCCGGACGAGGGCAGCCGGACGGCGATCGGCCGCAACGTCCTCGACCCGGCGGCCCGGGAACCCGCTGCGCGGGCCGGCCGCACGCAGGCGGCGACGGTCGCGCAGCGGGTTGCCGAGGTCTGGACCGGCTGA
- a CDS encoding sensor histidine kinase — translation MSGAGARWRGLPLWARDGLLAVALTLAGQAELLLADGPVARLPWQMAAFAVMTGSLVLRRLRPLTAAVAVAAGLAFQTVLGNAPAVSGFVAVLVVTYSVAQYADRRRDALAGLVAVLVAIELYAFVGDDVRVADEIANAAIPIVVWVFARLARERLDRAVAAEREVMAARERAREEELARASALAAERRRIAREMHDVVGHAVTLMLLHADAAQAGLGGREPATVRALDVVLASGRAALDDLRRLLRVLRDDTGGGPADGRPGSLAAVEELVAAARSAGHPAVLAVDGCPRPLPAAVEATAYRIVQESVTNAMRHAPGARIDVRVHYADQALEVEIADDGGVAPTPRTGAGFGLAGIRERVALFDGRVEAGPRDDGRGWRTRAVLPVPATEHAPA, via the coding sequence ATGTCCGGAGCCGGAGCCCGCTGGCGAGGCCTGCCGCTGTGGGCGCGCGACGGGCTGCTGGCCGTGGCGCTCACGCTCGCCGGCCAGGCCGAGCTGCTGCTCGCCGACGGCCCGGTCGCGCGGCTGCCCTGGCAGATGGCGGCCTTCGCCGTGATGACCGGCAGCCTGGTCCTCCGCCGGCTGCGCCCGCTGACCGCGGCCGTCGCCGTCGCCGCCGGACTGGCGTTCCAGACCGTCCTCGGCAACGCGCCCGCGGTATCGGGCTTCGTCGCCGTCCTGGTGGTCACCTACTCGGTCGCCCAGTACGCGGACCGGCGGCGGGATGCCCTGGCCGGCCTGGTGGCGGTGCTCGTGGCGATCGAGCTGTACGCCTTCGTCGGCGACGACGTCCGCGTCGCCGACGAGATCGCCAACGCGGCGATCCCGATCGTGGTCTGGGTCTTCGCCCGGCTGGCCCGGGAGCGCCTCGACCGGGCGGTGGCCGCCGAGCGCGAGGTCATGGCGGCCCGCGAGCGCGCCCGGGAGGAGGAGCTCGCGCGGGCGTCGGCGCTCGCGGCCGAACGCCGGCGGATCGCCCGGGAGATGCACGACGTCGTCGGCCACGCGGTGACGCTGATGCTGCTGCACGCCGACGCCGCGCAGGCGGGCCTCGGTGGACGGGAGCCCGCCACGGTGCGGGCGCTGGACGTCGTGCTCGCCTCCGGCCGGGCGGCGCTGGACGACCTGCGGCGGCTGCTCCGGGTGCTGCGCGACGACACCGGCGGTGGGCCCGCGGACGGGCGGCCCGGCTCGCTCGCCGCCGTCGAGGAGCTGGTGGCGGCGGCGAGGTCGGCCGGACACCCGGCCGTGCTGGCGGTGGACGGCTGCCCCCGCCCCCTGCCGGCAGCCGTGGAGGCGACCGCCTACCGCATCGTGCAGGAGTCGGTCACCAACGCCATGCGGCACGCACCGGGTGCCCGGATCGACGTCCGGGTGCACTACGCCGACCAGGCCCTGGAGGTGGAGATCGCCGACGACGGCGGGGTCGCACCGACCCCGCGGACGGGCGCAGGCTTCGGCCTGGCCGGCATCCGGGAACGGGTCGCGCTGTTCGACGGCCGCGTGGAGGCCGGCCCGCGGGACGACGGCCGGGGCTGGCGCACCCGTGCCGTCCTGCCGGTCCCCGCCACGGAGCACGCGCCGGCATGA
- a CDS encoding response regulator yields the protein MTVRVLLADDEALVRAGLRMILEAEADLEVVGESADGVEAVALCRQLRPDVALVDIRMPRLDGIQAARRITAEPGNGTAVVMLTTFDADEHLVEAIRAGATGFLLKSMPREQLVTAVRSAVSGDSLLAPALLRRLLDDFVGRAGTTPAAAPGLVLLTPREEEVLRLVARGLSNAEIAAALVLGEGTVKTHVARVLAKLGVRDRVQAVVLAYESGLVRPGSP from the coding sequence ATGACCGTGCGCGTCCTGCTGGCCGACGACGAGGCGCTGGTCCGGGCCGGGCTGCGGATGATCCTGGAGGCCGAGGCCGACCTGGAGGTGGTCGGCGAGTCCGCCGACGGCGTCGAGGCGGTGGCCCTGTGCCGGCAACTGCGCCCGGACGTGGCGCTGGTCGACATCCGGATGCCGCGGCTGGACGGCATCCAGGCCGCCCGGCGGATCACGGCCGAGCCCGGGAACGGCACCGCCGTCGTCATGCTGACGACCTTCGACGCCGACGAGCACCTGGTCGAGGCGATCCGGGCCGGTGCCACCGGCTTCCTGCTCAAGTCGATGCCGCGCGAGCAGCTGGTCACCGCCGTCCGGTCGGCGGTGAGCGGCGACTCGCTGCTCGCTCCCGCGCTGCTGCGCCGGCTGCTCGACGACTTCGTCGGCCGCGCCGGGACGACGCCGGCCGCCGCTCCCGGGCTCGTCCTGCTGACGCCGCGCGAGGAGGAGGTGCTGCGGCTGGTCGCGCGCGGCCTGTCGAACGCCGAGATCGCCGCCGCCCTCGTGCTCGGCGAGGGCACGGTGAAGACGCACGTCGCCCGGGTGCTGGCGAAGCTGGGTGTGCGGGACCGGGTGCAGGCGGTGGTGCTGGCCTACGAGTCCGGCCTGGTGCGACCGGGCTCGCCCTGA